Proteins encoded in a region of the Bacteroidota bacterium genome:
- a CDS encoding SBBP repeat-containing protein — MKQITLFLSLIIVQQSISGQIDAGILAPDSQEPIKSEEEARSYANSFAANIPGGFIENKGQFSDMDGCPVPEALFKTSAGKATVYLTTHGLTYAFMKFEKEEDEEKEKEHDLSTQLDLGKDPLHHVEKPRNVEIYRMDMLLVGAVIKKENIIAEHPQAYATNFYLGHCPDGIINVKTYSKITIRSIYPGIDWVLYHNGTEGVKYDYVIHPGADPGKIAAKYIGATDIKLERDGSLILKTPLGKVLEGIPVSYQNDPGQKITSRYRLTNNIVQFETGQYDASQTLTIDPPLVWATYYGGTGSSGDPFDGPRSITTDKNGNVYIGGYAGETNFPLKQLAGAYYQSGPISAGGKHLGFIVKFNNMGVLLWSTYYGDTQTWGFKVVTDRFGNVYLGGNTSSLNFPVQNPGGGAYVSLTGNIFIVKFNSSGVRLWATRYNANDCWAMATDVFGSLYVGGYVRGNGLPTFNPGGGAYFQGTSGGGSNLSQDAFILKFDKNCVRRWATYYGGGVGMGSESIANIVTDPVGNVYVTGSTSSSDFPLQNMAGAYNQGFSGTSDAFILKFNKNCVRQWATCYGGNTWGSDITLDSFGSIYVAGTTSGGGLPTQAMAGAYNQAAFGGGGNDLFILKFSPAGARLWATYYGGNNSMGGESVNGIITDQCGNLYLTGTSYPGMPTYNPGGTTFFQAGLTGNAWTAWILLKFDAAGARTWATYYGGGNGGNYNWGEEVAIDPNGCLLATGEAQSGGNPVVNPGGGAYFQSNNASIGTDDGMVLKFCSTLLTNITATNANCNSGSATITATGGTTPYSYTWSNGQTSSTITGLASGKYYVTVADKDCLYKTDSIVVNAGTGIAATISTFTNAKCGNANGTATVSATGGTGALTYSWNTISPQNTNVATGLDVGRYVVTVTDANGCKSITTIILKNSKSEYLSNVLPPDCATGSNGTVDITVKSGQPPYNYQWMNGATSQDINGLKIGDTYSVIITDGNNCKDTLTGTVQLTYTPTTLIVTAPSCGQNDGKAVATASGSHSPFTYLWNTGSISNSISGLSAGVYKVTITDTKGCTYNDSVKYIPDPLVSSTFSISPGNVVCLGSTITFTNTSGITNPAWNSWQLYNYTITPAFTTSGSGNTFTYTFNTPPGTGTFTIVHNTTLNGCLSTTTNTVIVVNCSPVTPTAATLGGGCANSGDCAKSITAGAAGGTAPYTYSWSNGATTSSIAPCATSNSTYTVTVKDAAGATSTSTASITINPAATFTSSPGTTVCMNTTVNFTGATYTGATYSWTIVPASVSGTTPNFSYNFLTTGTYAVTHTVTTGGCQATSTNNVTVINCSAPTVTATGSSICPGSCANVTANGVGGNTPYIYTWSTGATTQNISPCPVANTTYTVTIRDAAGVTATSTAIVTINTGFTATTTSTNTTCYGSINGNASANPGSGTPPYVYNWSNGLGSGFQVSGLSAGTYTVTITDSKGCTATSNATIISPPALTGQFVKGTATCTNCGCKEWVLVNASGGTGSYSYSWPDGYVNRYKNQLCPGPYTINIKDKNGCSVNINLTAP, encoded by the coding sequence GTGAAACAAATAACTCTATTTCTTTCGTTAATCATTGTTCAGCAATCAATTTCCGGGCAAATTGATGCCGGAATTTTAGCACCCGATTCTCAGGAACCAATCAAAAGTGAAGAAGAAGCCCGTTCGTATGCTAATTCCTTTGCAGCAAATATTCCAGGAGGTTTCATTGAAAACAAAGGCCAGTTCAGCGATATGGATGGATGCCCTGTTCCTGAAGCATTGTTTAAAACATCTGCCGGCAAAGCAACCGTTTATTTAACTACTCATGGACTTACTTATGCTTTCATGAAATTTGAGAAGGAAGAAGATGAAGAAAAAGAAAAAGAACACGACCTTTCCACACAACTTGATTTAGGAAAAGATCCTTTGCATCATGTTGAAAAACCACGCAATGTTGAAATTTATCGAATGGATATGCTATTAGTTGGCGCTGTGATAAAAAAAGAAAACATAATTGCTGAACACCCCCAGGCCTATGCAACAAATTTTTACCTCGGGCATTGTCCTGATGGAATCATAAATGTAAAAACATACAGCAAGATCACGATCAGATCCATCTACCCAGGTATTGACTGGGTGCTTTATCACAATGGCACTGAAGGTGTGAAATATGATTACGTGATTCATCCCGGAGCCGACCCGGGAAAAATTGCGGCAAAATATATCGGCGCAACAGATATAAAACTTGAGCGCGATGGCAGCCTCATCTTAAAAACCCCTCTTGGTAAAGTACTTGAGGGCATCCCGGTTTCCTACCAAAATGATCCGGGTCAAAAAATAACATCGCGCTATAGGCTAACAAACAACATTGTACAATTTGAAACAGGCCAATATGACGCATCGCAAACATTAACTATTGACCCTCCTTTAGTATGGGCCACTTATTATGGGGGAACCGGATCAAGCGGTGACCCGTTTGATGGTCCCCGTTCCATTACAACTGACAAAAACGGTAACGTATATATTGGTGGTTATGCGGGTGAAACAAATTTTCCATTAAAGCAATTGGCAGGCGCATATTATCAGAGTGGCCCCATTTCGGCAGGAGGAAAACATCTCGGCTTTATTGTTAAGTTTAACAACATGGGTGTTTTACTTTGGTCCACTTATTATGGTGATACTCAAACATGGGGATTTAAAGTAGTTACCGATAGATTTGGCAATGTTTACCTTGGAGGAAATACAAGCAGTCTGAATTTTCCGGTTCAAAATCCGGGAGGCGGCGCATACGTATCACTTACCGGCAATATTTTTATAGTAAAATTTAATTCGTCTGGTGTACGTTTATGGGCAACCCGTTATAATGCAAATGATTGTTGGGCAATGGCTACCGATGTATTCGGCAGTTTGTACGTAGGGGGCTATGTGCGCGGGAATGGTTTACCAACTTTTAATCCTGGTGGAGGTGCTTACTTTCAGGGAACAAGTGGTGGCGGATCTAATTTGTCCCAGGATGCATTCATACTTAAATTCGACAAGAACTGTGTGAGACGATGGGCTACGTATTATGGAGGGGGTGTTGGTATGGGTTCAGAAAGCATTGCAAATATTGTTACTGACCCGGTTGGAAATGTTTACGTTACCGGTTCCACCTCAAGCAGCGACTTTCCGCTGCAAAACATGGCTGGTGCTTACAATCAAGGTTTTTCAGGTACTTCAGACGCTTTTATACTGAAATTCAATAAAAATTGCGTACGACAATGGGCTACCTGTTATGGCGGCAATACCTGGGGCAGTGATATAACGCTGGACAGTTTTGGTTCAATTTACGTTGCGGGTACAACTTCAGGAGGAGGCTTACCTACTCAGGCAATGGCTGGCGCATATAACCAGGCTGCTTTTGGAGGAGGAGGAAATGACCTGTTTATATTAAAGTTTAGTCCGGCAGGCGCACGGCTATGGGCCACATACTACGGAGGCAATAATAGTATGGGAGGTGAATCTGTAAATGGAATAATTACCGATCAGTGCGGGAATTTATATTTAACCGGAACTTCATATCCCGGAATGCCAACATATAATCCGGGCGGTACGACTTTTTTTCAGGCAGGTTTAACGGGTAACGCCTGGACAGCCTGGATCCTTTTAAAATTTGACGCGGCGGGCGCAAGAACCTGGGCCACCTATTATGGAGGAGGGAACGGAGGAAATTACAATTGGGGGGAAGAAGTAGCAATTGATCCAAATGGATGCCTGCTTGCAACCGGTGAAGCACAATCCGGAGGTAATCCCGTAGTTAATCCCGGCGGAGGTGCTTATTTCCAATCAAACAATGCTTCAATTGGAACCGATGATGGAATGGTACTGAAATTCTGTTCAACACTTTTAACAAACATTACCGCTACCAATGCAAACTGCAATAGCGGAAGCGCTACAATAACAGCTACAGGAGGAACAACGCCCTATTCTTACACATGGAGCAACGGCCAAACCTCATCCACGATCACAGGATTGGCAAGCGGAAAATATTACGTTACAGTTGCCGATAAAGATTGCCTTTATAAAACAGACAGCATTGTGGTTAATGCCGGCACCGGCATTGCAGCAACTATTTCAACATTTACCAATGCAAAATGCGGTAATGCCAATGGTACGGCAACAGTGTCTGCAACAGGCGGGACAGGGGCTTTAACCTATTCCTGGAATACAATATCCCCGCAAAATACAAATGTAGCTACCGGACTTGACGTGGGAAGGTATGTAGTTACTGTAACTGATGCAAATGGCTGCAAGAGCATAACAACTATTATATTAAAAAACAGCAAGTCTGAATACCTATCGAACGTTTTACCACCTGACTGCGCAACAGGATCAAATGGAACCGTTGATATAACAGTAAAGTCAGGCCAGCCTCCTTATAATTACCAATGGATGAATGGCGCCACATCGCAGGATATAAACGGATTGAAGATTGGAGATACTTATTCTGTAATTATTACAGATGGAAACAATTGCAAAGATACTTTAACAGGCACTGTGCAACTAACCTATACTCCAACCACATTGATTGTAACAGCGCCTTCTTGCGGCCAAAATGACGGAAAAGCTGTTGCCACTGCCTCCGGAAGTCATTCTCCGTTTACCTATTTATGGAATACGGGATCAATAAGTAACAGCATATCGGGCCTTTCGGCGGGTGTTTACAAAGTTACTATTACCGATACTAAGGGATGTACTTACAATGATTCCGTAAAGTATATTCCCGACCCCCTGGTTTCTTCTACTTTTTCCATATCACCTGGAAATGTTGTTTGCCTTGGAAGCACAATAACATTTACCAATACCAGTGGTATAACGAATCCGGCCTGGAACTCCTGGCAGCTTTATAATTATACTATTACACCGGCGTTTACAACCAGCGGATCCGGAAATACTTTTACATATACTTTTAACACCCCGCCGGGTACCGGCACCTTCACAATTGTTCATAATACAACCCTGAATGGTTGTCTTTCCACCACTACAAATACCGTCATCGTCGTTAACTGTTCGCCCGTCACTCCAACAGCTGCAACTCTCGGAGGAGGATGCGCGAACAGTGGTGATTGCGCTAAATCCATTACAGCAGGCGCGGCAGGTGGGACCGCACCTTATACTTATAGTTGGAGTAACGGAGCAACGACAAGTTCTATTGCGCCCTGCGCCACAAGTAACAGCACTTATACAGTAACCGTAAAAGACGCTGCCGGAGCTACAAGCACATCAACAGCATCGATAACAATTAACCCTGCCGCTACCTTTACAAGTTCACCCGGAACAACAGTTTGCATGAACACAACAGTAAACTTTACCGGCGCAACTTACACAGGGGCAACATACAGCTGGACTATTGTTCCGGCAAGTGTAAGCGGTACAACGCCAAATTTTTCGTACAATTTTTTAACGACCGGTACCTATGCTGTTACACACACAGTTACTACCGGAGGTTGCCAGGCCACTTCGACCAATAATGTAACTGTAATTAACTGTTCGGCCCCAACAGTCACCGCCACCGGCAGCTCAATATGTCCCGGCTCATGCGCTAATGTTACGGCAAACGGCGTGGGAGGAAATACACCGTATATATATACATGGAGTACAGGCGCTACAACTCAAAACATTTCGCCTTGTCCTGTTGCAAATACCACTTATACTGTTACCATCAGGGATGCTGCCGGGGTAACAGCTACATCAACCGCTATTGTTACAATTAACACCGGCTTTACAGCAACGACTACTTCAACAAATACCACCTGCTACGGAAGCATCAACGGAAACGCGAGTGCTAATCCGGGAAGCGGAACACCGCCCTATGTTTATAACTGGAGTAATGGATTAGGTTCCGGGTTCCAGGTTTCAGGTTTGAGTGCAGGAACTTATACGGTTACAATAACAGATAGCAAAGGCTGTACTGCCACCTCCAATGCCACAATAATTTCGCCGCCCGCTTTAACAGGGCAATTTGTAAAAGGAACCGCCACCTGCACAAATTGTGGCTGCAAAGAATGGGTATTGGTAAATGCTTCGGGTGGGACTGGCTCGTATTCCTATTCCTGGCCCGACGGATATGTGAACAGGTACAAGAACCAACTTTGCCCGGGTCCTTATACAATAAATATTAAAGATAAAAACGGATGTAGTGTAAATATTAATCTGACGGCTCCCTGA